In Herpetosiphonaceae bacterium, the DNA window CGGGCTGCCGGGCGATCTCGTCCCACGCGCTATCCACGGATACCACCTTGGCGCGCTGTGTGGGCAGGCGGGTATCCTCAGGGAGCAGCAGCGGCGCCTGGGTCAGCAGCACGGGCGCGGCGGCATCGCCAAGCATGAAGTGCAGGCGCTCCTGGGGATAGTCGGGATCGAGCGGCACGTAGCAGCCGCCGGCCTTGAGCACCGCCAGCAAGCTGACCACCAGCTCCAGCGAGCGCTCCATGCACACGGCCACGCGCGTCTCCGGCCCGACACCCAAGCTCCGCAGGTGATGCGCAAGCTGGTTGGCGCGCGCGTTCAGCGCCGCGTAGGTCAAGGCTTGCCCCTCGAACGTTACGGCGGTCGCGTCGGGCGTGCGCTCAACCTGCGCCTCGATCAGCGTGTGCAGGCAGACATCGCGGGAATAGTTCGCCGCCGTGGCGTTCCACGTCACGAGCACCTGCTGCCGCTCGTGCTCCGGCAGGATCGTCACGTCGGCGATGCGCTGCGTGGGCTTGCTCACGATGCTTTCGAGCACGGTCTGGAACTGCGCGGCCATGCGCTCGATCGTGGTCGGCTCAAAGAGATCGGTGTTGTACTCGATAAATCCGCCGATGCCCTCGGCTGTCTCCGTCAGATCCAGCGCGAGGTCGAACTTGGCGGTGCCGTTGTCGATCTCCAGCGAGGCCAGCGTCAGGTCGCGCAGCGATTGGTTTGGCATCGGCGCGTTTTGCAGCGCGAAGAGCACCTGGAAGAGCGCCGAGCGGCTCAGGTCGCGCTGCGGCTGGATCGCGTCGACTAGCTGCTCGAAGGGGAGATCCTGGTGAGCGTAGGACTCAAGCGCCACCTTGCGCACGCGCTTCAGCAGCTCGCGGAAGGTCGGATTGCCCGACAGGTCGGTGCGCAAGACCAGCGTGTTGACGAAAAAGCCGATCAGGTTCTCCGTCTCGCGCTGCGTGCGTCCGGCGGTCGGCGTGCCGATCAGCAGATCATCTTGCCGCGTGTAGCGCTGCAACAAGACCTGGAGCGCGGCCAGCAGCGTCATGTAGAGCGTGACGCCTTCGCGCTGGCTCAGCCCGAGCAGCGCGTGCGAGAGCTGCCGGGGCAGCGCGAGCCTATGACGCGCGCCTTTGAAGGTCTGCACCGCCGGACGCGGATGGTCGGTCGGTAGCTCAAGCAGCGGCAGCGCACCGCCGAGCTGCTGCTTCCAGTACCCAAGCTGCTGTTCGAGCACCTCGCCCTGAAGCCAGGCGCGCTGCCAGACCGCGAAGTCGGCGTACTGGATCGGCGGCGGGGTGCCCACAGGGCCCAGCAGGCCGGACGGATCGACGCTCGAATCATCGACAAAGGCATCGTAGAGCGTCGCCAGCTCGCGCAGGAAGACGCCCACCGACCAGCCATCCGAGACGATGTGATGAACGGTGATCAGCACCACATGCTCCTGCTCATCTAACCGCAGCAGCTTCGTGCGGATCAGCGGGCCGCGTTGCAGATCGAACGGCGTTTGTGCCTCGTCGCTCGTATGGCGCAGCACCGCCAGCTCGCGCTCGATCGTCGAGCGACCGCTGAGATCGACGACCGGCAGCGGCAGCTCAAGGCTCGGCGCGATCACCTGCACCGGATCGCCGCTCTGCTCGATGAACGTGGTGCGCAGCGCCTCGTGCCGCCTGACGATCGTGTTCAGGCTTTGGTGCAGTGCCGTGATGTGGAGCGTGCCGCTCATCTGCACGGCGGCGGGAATGTTGTAGGCCGCGCTGCCCGGCTGCAACTGATCGAGGAACCAGAGGCGCTGCTGCGCGAACGACAGCGGCAGCGGCTGCTCGCGCGAAACCCGCTCGATCGGCTTGATGCTCAACCCCTGCGCCGCCCGCTGCGCCTGCTCGACGCGCCCGGCCAGTCCCGCGACGGTGGGCGTGTCGAAGAGCGCGCCGAGCGGCAGATCGATGCCGAACGCATCCCGCACTCTCGACATAATCTGCGTCGCGACCAGCGAGTGTCCGCCGAGCGCAAAGAAGCTATCGTGGATGCCTACGCGCTCGATCTTGAGCACCGCCGCCCAGATCCCGGCGATCACCTCCTCGGTGGGCGTGTGCGGCGCGGCAAAGCTGCCCTCGCGCTCGGACTGGCCCTGCTCCGGCGTGGGCAGCGCCCGGCGATCGACTTTGCCGTTGGGCGTCAGCGGCAGCGCGTCGAGAAACACAAAGGCCGCTGGAACCATGTAGTCGGGCAGGAGTTGCTTGAGATAGGTTGTGAGCTTCCCGTTGCGGCCCTCAACCCCGGCCTGCGCGGCGCTCGGCACCACGTACGCGACCAGCCGCGTGTCACCTGGCCGGTCTTCGCGCGCCAGCACCATGGCCTCGCGCACATCGGGATGGCGCTGAAGCACGGCCTCGATCTCGCCCGGCTCGACGCGGAAGCCGCGCACCTTGATCTGGAAGTCCAGGCGGCCCAGGAACTCAAGCACGCCGTCCTCACGGTAGCGCGCCAGATCGCCGGTTTTGTAGAGCCGCGCGCCACCCTGAGGGTCCCCGGTCTGGCTGAACGGATCGGGAATGAAGCGCTCGGCGGTCAGATCAGGACGATTGCTGTAGCCGCGCGCCAGGCCCACGCCGCCGATATGCAGCTCTCCGGCGACGCCGACCGGCACGGGGTTGAGCTGGCGATCCAGCAGATAGATCTGCATGTTGGCGATCGGACAACCGATCGGCACGCCCTGCTGCGGCACGTCTCGCTCAAAGACCCAGGCGGTCGCGTTGATCGACGCCTCGGTCGGGCCATAGAACTGGATCAGATCGGCATCCAGCCGTGCAAAGAAGCGGTCAGGCAGATCTCTGGGCAGCGCCTCGCCGCCGCAGAAGACGCCGCGCAGCGCGTCGCAGCCGTCCAGGCCGGGCTCTTCCAGCAGCACGTGCAGCAGCGACGGCACGAAGTGCGCGACCGTCACCTGCTGCTCGGCGATCAGCCGCACGAGGTAGCCGCTATCCTGCTGCCCGCCGGGACGGCCCATGATCACCTGCGCGCCCGCCAGCAGCGGCCCGACCAGCTCCCAGAGCGAGATGTCGAAGCTGAACGAGGCGATCTGCAACACGCGATCCGCCGCGCTCAGCGGGTAGATCTGCTGATTCCACAGCAGCCGGTTGCCGATCGCGCGGTGGCTGTTCTGCACGCCCTTGGGCCGTCCGGTCGAGCCGGAGGTGTACATAACGTACGCCAGGTTATCGGGGTCGACGCCGCTGCGCACGTTGTCGGCGGGCTGTCGCGCGATCGTCGGCCAGTCCGCGTCGAGGCACACGATCCGCGCCTCGGTCTGCGGCAGATGCTCGCGCAAAGGCTCGGCGGTCAGCAGCACGCCGATCCGGGCGTCCTCGGCCATGTAGGCCAGGCGGTCGGCGGGATAGGCCGGATCGAGCGGCACGTACGCGCCGCCCGCCTTGAGCACGCCCAGCAGGCCGATCAGCAGCTCCGGCGAGCGATGGAGGCACAGCCCAACCCGCGCGTCGGGGCCAACACCCAGCGAACGCAGGTGACGCGCCACCTGATTGGCGCGGCGATTAACCTCATCGTAGGTCAGGTGTCGATCCTCGAAGACCAGCGCGGTCGCGTCGGGTGTTCGCGCTACCTGGGCCTCGACCAGCTCATGCACGCAGCGATCGAGCGCGTAGTCGGCGGCGGTGGTGTTCCACGCGACCAGCATCTCGCGTCGCTCGGCCTCGCCCACGATCTGCACGTCTCCAAGGCGCTGCTCCGGTCGCGCGACGATCTGCTCAAGCGCCATCTGGAAGTGACGCAGCAGCCGCTCGATCGCCGTCGCCGAAAAACGGCGCTGATCGTAGTTCATTTGCAGCTTCAGCTCGGTGCCTGGCTCCACCGCGATCGTCAGGGGATAGTTCGACTGTTCGCTGAAGTGCAGATCGCTGACGCGCAGATTGCCGCCGCTGGCCCTGGCGTAGGCGTCCATGGGATAGTTTTCAAAGACCAGAATATGATCGAAGAGCGGCTGTCCGCGCGGCACATCGCTCCAGCCCTGGACCTGCACCAGCGCGCTGTACTCGTACTGCCGCAGCTCGACCTGCTGCGCCTGCAACGTTTCGAGCCACGCCCGCAGCGATTCATGCGCATCGACGTGCACCCGCAGCGGCAGCGTGTTGATGAACAGCCCGACCATCGCATCGCTGCCGGTCAGCGTTGGCGGGCGGCCCGAAACGGTGACACCGAAGACGACATCCTGCTCGCCGCTGTAGCGGCTGAGCACCAGCGCCCACGCGCCCTGCACCAGCGTGCTGATCGTCACCTGCTGCTGGCGAGCCAGCGTTTGCAGCGCGGCGGTCGTGGCCGCGTCGACCAGCAGCTCCGCTTTGACGTAGCCCTCGGTGGCCTCTTCTGCGCTGCGGGCTGAGCCGATCCCAAGCTGTGTCGGCGCGGTAATGCCCCGAAGCATCCGCCGCCAGAACGCCTCGGCCCGCGACTGGTCTTGCTGCCGCAGCCAGACGATATAATCGCGGTAGGAGCGGCTAGGCGCGAGCCGCAGCTCACGACCCCGGCAGTTGGACTCGTAGGCCGCCAGCACCTTTTCGATCAGCGACGAAACCGACCAGCCATCCAGCAAGATATGATGGAAGGTCCAGACAAAGAAGTAGGCGTCGTCGGCGATGCGGAAGAGCGCGAAGCGCATCAGCGGCACCCTGGTCAGATCAAAGCCCTGCGCTTTATCGTCGTGCAGATACGTTTCCAGCCGCACCGCCTGCGCCATCGGCGAGATCCCGCGCCAGTCTTGCTGTTCCAGCGGAATGGCTACCTGCCGGTGAACCAGTTGCACCGGCTCGTCGATGCCCTCCCAGACGAACGCCGTGCGCAAAATAGGGTAGCGATCGACCAGTTGTTGCCAAGCGCGCTCGAAAGCTGGGATATTCAGATCTCCGTGCAACGTGCAGGACAACTGCTCCACATACACGCCCGATGTCGGCGCGTGCAGGCTGTGGAACAGCATGCCCTGCTGCATTGGCGCGAGGGGGTAGAAATCTTCTACGGTCTTTAAGCGCACTTTACACGTCTCCTATCGATTTCCGAATGATGTCAGTAATATTATCGAGGCTATCCTGGCTCCACTCGAACTCGGCGAAGTCGGACGGCGTGTACGCGCCCGCCTCCGGCGCGAGGCAGTGGCCGATCAGCGCCTGGAGCGTATCCAGGTAGGTGTACGCCAGATCCTCGATCGTCGTGCGGCGGTACAGGTGCGGGCTGTAGGCCAGCTCTAGCTGCAATTGCCCGCCGATGATCGCGGCGTTGATCTCAAGCAGGTAGGATCGCCGGGCAGATGGGCTGCGCTCCGGCCCACGCGACTCCTTCGCCAGGGCAAAGGGCGATTCCTCAGGCAGGATCTGATCGAGCTGGCCCATGTAGTTGAATATCACCTGGGCCTGCGGCAGCGCATGAAGCTGCTCGCGCAGCGCGGCATCCTGGCTGAGATAGCGGAGTATGCCGTAGCCAACGCCTCGGCGCGGCAGCTCGCGCAGTTGCTCTTTGACCGCCACGATCGCCTCGCCGGTGCCGTGCGTATGGCGCAGATCCAGCACAACCGGGAAGAGCGAGGTAAACCAGCCGACGGTGCGCGATACGTCCACATCGCCAAACAGATCCTCGCGTCCATGGCCTTCCAGATTGAGCAGCATCGTCTGCCTGCCGGTCCAGTCGGCGAACGTCTGGGCCAGCGCGGTCAGCAGCAGATCGTTGATCTGCGTGTTGTATGCCTGCGGCGCGTCCTGAAGCAGGGCGCGCGTCTCCTCGGCGCTCAGCTTGACCGCCACGCGCTGCGTCGACTCCTCGGTATTCGCGCGCTCGTCCGCGCCGTCTACGGGCAGCGGAGGCAGCGCCGACCACGGTCGCGTGGTCCAGTAGTCGCGCTCGGCCAGCAGCTCCGGCGCCTGGGCAAACGCTTGCAGCCGCTCGGCCCAGTGCTTGAACGCGGTGCTCTTGGCGGGCAGCGCTACGGCCTGGCCTTGGCTGAGCTGCTCGTAGACGGTCTGAAGATCGTCGAGCAGGATGCGCCACGAGACGCCATCGACGGCCAGGTGATGGATCACCAGCAGCAGGCGCGCCGGCTGATCGGGGCCGAGGTCGAAGTACGTCGCGCGCAGCAGCGGGCCATGGGTCAGATCGAGGCTGGCCTGCGCCGCCGCCGCGTGCTGCGTGATCGCCTCGGCCTGCTCAGAGGCGGGCACGGCGGAAAGATCGACGACGGACACGAGCGGCTGCGATGTGATGGCGGCGTTGTGCTGCTGCCAGCCGTGGGCGTCGTGGATGAAGCGCAGCCGCAGCGCGTCGTGGTGGGCCGCAAGCTGCTGCATGGTCGGCTCCAGCAGCGCCGGATCGAGCGGCTGGCGAGCCTCCAGCAGGACCGCCTGATTCCAGTGGTGGGGCGCGTCAAACTGCTGCTCGAAGAACCACTGCTGGATCGGCGTCAGCGGCACCGCGCCTGTCACGACTCCCTGCTCGGCCTGTACCGCCGGTCCCGTGCCGATCACCGCCGCCAGCTCCGCGATCGTGCGGTGCTGGAAGATCTGCGCGGGCGATAGCCGCAGCCCGGCCTCGTTGGTGCGCGCCACGACTTGCAGACTCAAGATCGAGTCACCGCCCAGCTCAAGGAAGTTGTCATGGATGCCGACCTGTTCCAGGCCAAGCACCTGCTTCCAGATCGCGGCCAGCGTCTCCTCGACCTGGGTGTGCGGCGCGGCAAAGGTTGCCTCTAGCTCTGGCCGAGCGCTGTCGGGCGCAGGCAGCGCTTTGCGATCGACCTTGCCGTTGGGCGAGAGCGGCAGCGCGTCGAGGAAGACGAACACCGACGGCACCATGTACTCCGGCAGCGTCGGCTCCAGGAAACGCCGCAGCTCGCTGACGCTTAGCTCGGCTGCCCCGTTGTGCCGCTGTTCCACCACGTACGCGACGAGTCGCGCGTCCGGGTGCCCGCTGGCGGGCGGCGGGTCCTGCCGCGCCAGGACCACCGCCTCGCGCACCTGCGGATGCTGGCCCAGCGCCGTCTCGATCTCGCCCAGCTCGATGCGGAAGCCACGCACCTTGACCTGGAAGTCCAGCCGCCCCAGGTACTCGATCGCGCCGTCAGGCAGAGAGCGCGCCAGGTCGCCGGTCTTGTAGAGCCGGGCGTTGGGCGTCTGGCTGAAGGGATCGGGGATGAACTTCTCGGCGGTCAGCGCGGGACGGCGATGATAGCCGCGCGCAAGCTGGATGCCGCCGATGTGCAGCTCACCGGGCACGCCGATGGGCACGGGGTGCAGGTGGCGATCGAGCAGGTAGATCTGCGTATTCGCCACCGGATAGCCGATCGGTACGGTGTGGAGCGCGCGGTCGGGCGCACACGGCCAGAAGGTGACGTCGACGGCAGCCTCGGTGGGACCGTACAGGTTGTGCAGCTCGGCATCCAGCCGCGCGAAGAAACGCTGTTGGAGCGCCAGCGGCAGCGCCTCGCCGCTACAGATCACGCGGCGCAGGGACGTGCAGCGGTCGAGATCGCGCTCTTCAAGGAAGACCTGCAACATCGAGGGCACGAAGTGCAACGTCGTGATCCGCTCGCGCGCGATCAGCTCGACCAGATAGGCCGGGTCTTGATGGCCGCCGGGCTTGGCGACGACGAGGGTCGCACCCGTGAGCAGCGGCCAGAAGAACTCCCAGACCGAGACATCGAAGCTGAAGGGCGTTTTTTGTAGCACGCGGTCGCTGGGCGTGAGCTGGTAGGCATCCTGCATCCAGAGCAGGCGATTGACGATCGCCTGGTGGGTGTTCATCGCGCCCTTGGGCTGCCCGGTCGAGCCGGAGGTGTAGATCATGTAGGCCAGGTTGGCGGCGCGAACGGCGCTGGCCGGGTTCGTATCGGGCTGCCGGGCGATGCGCTCCCACTCGGTATCGACCCGGAGCACCTGCGCGGCATGGGCCGGGAGCACGGCCTCGATGTGCTGCTGCGTGAGCAGCACGGGCGCGGCGGCATCTTCGAGCATGAAGGCGAGGCGCTCCTGGGGATAGCTGGGATCGAGCGGGACGTAGGCACCGCCCGCCTTGAGCACCGCCAGCAAGCTGACCACCAGCTCCAGCGAGCGCTCCATGCACACGGCCACGCGCGTCTCGCCCTGAGGGCACCCGCCAACGCCCATCGCCCGCAGGGCATGCGCGAGCTGGTTGGCGCGGGCGTTCAATGCGGCATAGGTGAGCTGTCGATCCTCAAAGACCAGCGCAACCGCGTCGGGCGTACGCTGGGCCTGCTGCTCGATCAGCGTGTGCAGGCAGACATCCTGCGGATAATCCGCCGCCGTGGCGTTCCACTCGACGAGCACCTGCTGCCGCTCGTGCTCCGGCAGGACGGTCATCTTTGCCAGGGGCTGCGTCGGCGCGGCGATGATCTGCTCGATCAGCACATGCAGATGCTGCTGCATGCGCTCGATCGTCGCCGCGTCGAAGCGGCTCGTGTCGTAGGTCATGGTGAATTGCAGCACCGGCTCCTGAAGCGCGATGATCGTCAGCGGGTAGTTGGTCTGGTCCAGGCTTTGCACATCGCTGATCGTCAGGCGACGCCGGGTGCTCGAAGGCTGGACCGCCGTGGCGACCGGATAGTTCTCGAAGACGACGATGCTCTCGAACAACGCCTGGCCGCGCGGCACGCTGCTCCAGCTCTGGATCTGCGCCAGCGGCGTGTACTCGTACTGGCGTAGCTCGACCTGAAGCTCCTGAAGCTGGCCCAGCCACGATAGCAGCGTGGCATCGGGATCGACCCGGACGCGCACCGGCAGGGTATTGATGAACAGCCCGACCATCTGCTCCACGCCGATCAGGTCGGCGGGCCGTCCCGCGACGGTCGCGCCGTAGACGATGTCCTGCTCGCCGCTGTAGTGGCTCAGCAGGAGCGCCCACGCGCCCTGCACGAGAGTGTTCATCGTCAGGCCGTGCTGCCGTACCAGCTCTTGCAATGCCAGGCTGGTCGCCTCACTCACCGCGAACGTGAGCGATGCCTGGTCCGATGTGACGCTCGCGGCGGAGCGTCGATCCACGCCAAACGGCGTCGGCGCGGTAAAGCCGACCAGCAGTTGCCTCCAGAACGCCTCGGCCTGCGCCAGGTCTTGCTGCTGAAGCCAGGCGATATAGTCGCGGTAGGGGCGGATCTGCGGCAGTTGGAGCGTTTCGTCCTGGACAATCAGCTCGTAGGAGTGAAAGACCTCGTTGAAGATCAGCGGCAGCGACCAGCCATCCAGCAGCACGTGATGGTGGCTCCACACGAAGTCGTAGCTCTCCGCGCCGACCTGGAAGAGCGCCAGTCGCAGCAGCGGCGCTGCGTGGAGCGCGTAGCCCCGCTGTCGATCGTCGTCGAGGAACGCCCTCAGCTCGGCGGCTTGCTCGTCCGCGCTGAGATGCCGCCAATCCTCGATCTGCCACGGGATCTCGACGCGCCGCCGCACGAGTTGCAGCGGCCTGTCCAGCCCTTCCCAGGCAAACTCGGTGCGGAAGATCGCGTGGCGCTCGACGACGGTCGCCCACGCCTGCTGGAAGGCAGCGATGTCGAGCGGTCCCGTAAGTCGGCAGGCGATCTGCTCGACATAGACGCCGGTTCCCTCCGTATAGACGGTATGGAAGATCATGCCCTGCTGCACCGGCGAGAGCGGGTACAGGTCTTCGATCTGCCGATCGCGGCTCAGCACGCGGTCGAGCGCGGCCTGATCGACGCGGGCCAGCGGGAAGTCCGAGGGCGTGTAGCCACCGGCATCCGGCGACAGGCAGTGCGCGATCAACGAGCGGAGCGCGCGCTCATAGGCCGCTACCAGCCGCTCGATCGTGCTGCGCTCGTGGCGGTTGGCGCTGTAGGCCCATTCCAGGTGGAGCTGCCCGCCCGCGACAAAGCCGGTCACTTCCAATTGATGCGCGCGCCGCTCGCGCGGGCTCTGGGTCGCGCCCGGAGATTCCGCCGCGACGCTGAGCCAGCCGTCGGAGGGCACGGCCTGATCGAGCTGACCCAGGTAGTTGAAGCCGACCTCGGATGCCGGACGATCGCTGAGCTGCTCCTGGATCTCGGCGGGACCGAGGTGGCGCAGCAGGCCGTAGCCGATGCCGCGCTGCGGAATCTGGCGCAGACGCTCCTTGATCGCCTTGATCGCCCGACCCGGCTCGTGCGAGGCTTCCAGATCGAGCAGCACCGGGAAGATCGTGGTGAACCAGCCGACCGTGCGCGACAGGTCTACACGCTCGAAGAGATCTTCGCGACCGTGGCCTTCGAGGTCGAGCCGCAGCGCATGATCGCCGGTCCACTCGCTCCAGGCCAGCATCAAGGCCGTCAGCAGCAGATCGTTGATCTGCGTGTGGTAGACCGGCGGCACGTCATGCAGCAGCGCGTGAGTCTCGTCGGCGCTGAGCGTGAGCTTGATCCGCGCCTCAGAAGCCGCCGTATTTACGCCGTCAGGATGATCGACCGGCATCGGCGCGACCGAGTGCTGCGCGACGTGCAGCCAGTAGTCGAGCTGATCGTGCAGCGCCGGAGCTTCTGCGTAGACCGAAAGACGCTCGGCCCAATATTTGAACGA includes these proteins:
- a CDS encoding amino acid adenylation domain-containing protein, whose translation is MRLKTVEDFYPLAPMQQGMLFHSLHAPTSGVYVEQLSCTLHGDLNIPAFERAWQQLVDRYPILRTAFVWEGIDEPVQLVHRQVAIPLEQQDWRGISPMAQAVRLETYLHDDKAQGFDLTRVPLMRFALFRIADDAYFFVWTFHHILLDGWSVSSLIEKVLAAYESNCRGRELRLAPSRSYRDYIVWLRQQDQSRAEAFWRRMLRGITAPTQLGIGSARSAEEATEGYVKAELLVDAATTAALQTLARQQQVTISTLVQGAWALVLSRYSGEQDVVFGVTVSGRPPTLTGSDAMVGLFINTLPLRVHVDAHESLRAWLETLQAQQVELRQYEYSALVQVQGWSDVPRGQPLFDHILVFENYPMDAYARASGGNLRVSDLHFSEQSNYPLTIAVEPGTELKLQMNYDQRRFSATAIERLLRHFQMALEQIVARPEQRLGDVQIVGEAERREMLVAWNTTAADYALDRCVHELVEAQVARTPDATALVFEDRHLTYDEVNRRANQVARHLRSLGVGPDARVGLCLHRSPELLIGLLGVLKAGGAYVPLDPAYPADRLAYMAEDARIGVLLTAEPLREHLPQTEARIVCLDADWPTIARQPADNVRSGVDPDNLAYVMYTSGSTGRPKGVQNSHRAIGNRLLWNQQIYPLSAADRVLQIASFSFDISLWELVGPLLAGAQVIMGRPGGQQDSGYLVRLIAEQQVTVAHFVPSLLHVLLEEPGLDGCDALRGVFCGGEALPRDLPDRFFARLDADLIQFYGPTEASINATAWVFERDVPQQGVPIGCPIANMQIYLLDRQLNPVPVGVAGELHIGGVGLARGYSNRPDLTAERFIPDPFSQTGDPQGGARLYKTGDLARYREDGVLEFLGRLDFQIKVRGFRVEPGEIEAVLQRHPDVREAMVLAREDRPGDTRLVAYVVPSAAQAGVEGRNGKLTTYLKQLLPDYMVPAAFVFLDALPLTPNGKVDRRALPTPEQGQSEREGSFAAPHTPTEEVIAGIWAAVLKIERVGIHDSFFALGGHSLVATQIMSRVRDAFGIDLPLGALFDTPTVAGLAGRVEQAQRAAQGLSIKPIERVSREQPLPLSFAQQRLWFLDQLQPGSAAYNIPAAVQMSGTLHITALHQSLNTIVRRHEALRTTFIEQSGDPVQVIAPSLELPLPVVDLSGRSTIERELAVLRHTSDEAQTPFDLQRGPLIRTKLLRLDEQEHVVLITVHHIVSDGWSVGVFLRELATLYDAFVDDSSVDPSGLLGPVGTPPPIQYADFAVWQRAWLQGEVLEQQLGYWKQQLGGALPLLELPTDHPRPAVQTFKGARHRLALPRQLSHALLGLSQREGVTLYMTLLAALQVLLQRYTRQDDLLIGTPTAGRTQRETENLIGFFVNTLVLRTDLSGNPTFRELLKRVRKVALESYAHQDLPFEQLVDAIQPQRDLSRSALFQVLFALQNAPMPNQSLRDLTLASLEIDNGTAKFDLALDLTETAEGIGGFIEYNTDLFEPTTIERMAAQFQTVLESIVSKPTQRIADVTILPEHERQQVLVTWNATAANYSRDVCLHTLIEAQVERTPDATAVTFEGQALTYAALNARANQLAHHLRSLGVGPETRVAVCMERSLELVVSLLAVLKAGGCYVPLDPDYPQERLHFMLGDAAAPVLLTQAPLLLPEDTRLPTQRAKVVSVDSAWDEIARQPATNPALRTGATNLAYMIYTSGSTGQPKGAMNTHQAIVNRLLWMQDAYRLDATDRVLQKTPFSFDVSVWEFFWPLLTGATLVVARPGGHQDPAYLVELIAHERITTLHFVPSMLQVFLEERDLDRCQSLRRVICSGEALPLALQQRFFARLDAELHNLYGPTEAAVDVTFWPCHPDRALHTVPIGYPVANTQIYLLDRHLHPVPIGVPGELHIGGIQLARGYHRRPALTAERFIPDPFSQNPGARLYRTGDLARSLPDGAIEYLGRLDFQVKVRGFRIELGEIETALTQHPQVREAVVTARQDTPPAGGHPDARLVAYVVAQQQHGTAELSVSALRRFLEPRLPEYMVPSAFVFLDALPLTPNGKIDRKALPAPDSARPELEATFVAPQTPEEEALAAIWQNVLGLERVGIHDNFFALGGDSMRSIRVLSQARDRGFSLSLQQLFQHQTIGELARMFGEQPSRAVVDQPVVPFSLITKDDRLKLPGEVEDAYPLSALQVGMLFHSEYQPDSAVYHDIFTQHIRTPFDADALRVAIRDLVARHPILRTGFDLTNYSQPLQLVYRTAQPLVEIDDLRACSPAEQDAALLAAMEAEKRRPFDWRRAPLLRFQIQRRADDAIQFTVSFHHSILDGWSVAAMNTELFTLYFAHLGLAAPALAAPPASGFRDFIALEQQALASQETRAYWTRTLSDSTSEAIPRWPADGAQPAQRQIQTHDVALTPELSNGLKRLAQQAGVPLKSVLLAAHLRVLSVLHGRDDVLTGLVSHGRPETEDSERILGMFLNTLPFRLSLAGGTWLDLVRATFAAERELLPHRWYPMAEIQRSLGGQDLFETAFNYIDFHVYQRLGELPGFRPMGGQFFQETNFPLSANFGLDQGTGHLQLGVEYDAAEIPEAQANAIAGYYARALAAMVAEPDARYDRNTLLSEAERRQLIVGWNATATEYPQQCLHQLFEAQAMRTPDAIAVLSGDQTLSYRALNERANQLAHHLRSLGVRPESRVALCVERSPDLIVGLLGILKAGGCYVPLDPAYPQERLAFMMEDAQVSVLLTQAPLLSVLPDHHAQVVRLDADWPQIAQQRRDTPSSGAQPDNLAYMIYTSGSTGRPKGVLVPHRGLGNLAQAQIRAFGVTPDSRVLQFASFSFDASISEICMALLAGATLCLGSQDAMVPGPAALNVLREQAITVATLPPSVLAVLTPSDFPSLQSVIAAGEACPATVVARWATPERRFLNAYGPTETTVCATIAGCRDGSRTPPIGPAIANMQVYVLDQQRQPSPVGIPGEVYIGGVGVARGYHGRADLTAERFVPNPFSQTGGTRLYRTGDLARYLPNGDLDYIGRIDQQVKVRGFRIELGEIEAVLRRHAAVRDTVVLLRADQPSAGGHPDKRLVAYVVGAQRAENAEPGTSNLELGADLRRSLLEQVPEYMVPSAFVFLDALPLTPNGKIDRKALPAPDSSRAGSEQGYVAPRTPTEQTVARILSDILVVERVGVHDNFFELGGHSLLAMQLISRLRDAFQVELPLRILYESATVADLALAIVQKQAEQADNEALDEMLAELDQLSDEEVQALLASGEGRDE